The following are encoded together in the Montipora foliosa isolate CH-2021 chromosome 12, ASM3666993v2, whole genome shotgun sequence genome:
- the LOC137980751 gene encoding uncharacterized protein translates to MARIREQFWIPRLRRLVKRTVKKCYGCKRFQAVALAKPPPGLLPQERTKAAGVFEVVGVDFAGPIKYRKSSRQEGKAYLGLFACSLTRALYLEVLPNLETETFLGSLKRLIARHGRPSVIYSDNGRTFIGAEKWLKKVQRDEELQGYLAAEKILWRFNLSRAPWWGGQFDRLVGLFQSAFYKTVGGGQTTSLKVGDVVIIRAEDKNRGKWPLGIVEQIYEGKDNVVRAVKLRAGKTHLERPIQHLYPLELTCDHQMQTSKSPTQLRAEASVFRPRRDAAIAAGLRIQDAVHAENF, encoded by the exons ATGGCAAGAATCAGAGAGCAATTTTGGATTCCTCGTCTCAGACGACTCGTAAAAAGAACTGTGAAGAAGTGCTATGGATGTAAAAGGTTCCAAGCTGTTGCGTTAGCCAAACCACCACCAGGCCTTCTACCACAAGAGAGAACAAAGGCAGCTGGTGTATTTGAAGTTGTGGGAGTAGATTTCGCCGGGCCTATCAAGTACCGCAAGTCTTCACGGCAAGAAGGGAAAGCCTACTTAGGTTTGTTCGCTTGCAGCTTGACAAGAGCCCTGTACCTAGAAGTTTTGCCAAACCTGGAGACTGAAACATTTCTCGGAAGTTTGAAACGCTTGATTGCACGTCATGGAAGACCTTCGGTTATCTACTCTGACAACGGGCGGACCTTTATTGGGGCGGAAAAATGGCTAAAGAAGGTTCAGAGAGATGAGGAGCTCCAAGGATACCTAGCAGCGGAGAAAATTCTTTGGAGATTCAACTTGAGCAGAGCACCCTGGTGGGGTGGCCAATTCGATCGTTTAGTGGGCCTCTTTCAAAGTGCTTTCTATAAAACCGTTGGTGGCG GTCAAACAACCTCTTTGAAGGTGGGAGATGTGGTGATCATACGAGCAGAGGATAAGAATCGCGGCAAGTGGCCTCTCGGAATAGTGGAGCAAATCTATGAAGGAAAAGACAACGTAGTCCGAGCGGTGAAGTTGCGGGCCGGAAAGACACATCTAGAGAGGCCAATTCAGCATCTATACCCTCTGGAACTTACATGTGATCACCAAATGCAGACATCAAAGTCACCAACGCAGCTACGTGCAGAGGCTTCAGTATTCCGACCACGACGAGATGCAGCAATTGCTGCGGGCCTACGAATTCAGGATGCAGTTCATgcagaaaatttttga